In Lacerta agilis isolate rLacAgi1 chromosome 8, rLacAgi1.pri, whole genome shotgun sequence, one genomic interval encodes:
- the UTP11 gene encoding probable U3 small nucleolar RNA-associated protein 11, translated as MAAAFKKAGKSRQREHRERSQPAFRKNLGLLEKKKDYKLRANDYHKKQKALQALRRKAEEKNPDEFYYKMTHVQLQDGVHIIKQQEEETTLEQQKLMKTQDLKYIEMKRVAEVKKIERLKSELHLLEAEGKQPNKHTFFFDTKKEVQRFDIATHLNTAPELVGRVYNRPTLETLRKEAVRGATTQAQLKKLARQRKSQYTLLKQRIERERKMFVIAQKLQTRKDLLDKAHKVKLKKETVNQPAIYKFQFRRKR; from the exons ATGGCGGCGGCGTTCAAGAAGGCGGGCAAGTCCCGCCAGCGGGAGCACCGCGAGCGGAGCCAG CCAGCTTTCCGAAAGAATCTTGGACTCCTTGAAAAGAAGAAGGACTACAAGCTCCGTGCCAA TGACTACCATAAGAAGCAGAAGGCACTCCAGGCGCTTCGCAGGAAGGCCGAGGAAAAGAACCCGGATGAATTCTATTACAAAATGACCCATGTGCAGCTCCAG GATGGAGTTCACATAattaaacagcaggaagaagaaaccaCGCTGGAGCAGCAGAAGCTGATGAAGACACAGGACCTGAAATACATTGAGATGAAGCGGGTAGCTGAAGTCAAG AAAATCGAAAGGCTGAAGTCGGAGCTCCACCTGCTGGAAGCTGAGGGGAAGCAGCCGAACAAGCACACATTCTTTTTTGACACAAAGAAGGAAG TGCAAAGATTTGACATTGCCACCCATCTGAACACTGCGCCGGAGCTGGTGGGCAGAGTGTACAACCGGCCGACCCTTGAAACTCTGCGGAAGGAAGCCGTTCGGGGGGCCACCACCCAGGCCCAGTTGAAG AAATTAGCCCGCCAGAGGAAGAGTCAGTACACCCTCCTGAAGCAGCGCATTGAGAGGGAGCGGAAGATGTTTGTCATCGCTCAGAAGCTCCAGACCCGGAAGGACCTTTTG GACAAAGCCCACAAAGTGAAGCTGAAGAAAGAGACCGTAAACCAGCCAGCTATTTACAAATTCCAGTTCAGGCGGAAGCGCTGA